From Solidesulfovibrio carbinoliphilus subsp. oakridgensis, the proteins below share one genomic window:
- the motA gene encoding flagellar motor stator protein MotA → MFVIIGIVVVLGSVFGGFLLEGGHMAVLFQPIELLIIGGAALGSFFISAPKSIALGTFKHVLHVFKGKEPAAADYQDLLTLLFELINIARRDGIVALEPHVSKPEQSATINRYPNIAKNRQLAYFICDNIKALLSEGIDAHRYDDLMRTDIATLHHHAMIAPGAVTKVADALPGLGIVAAVLGIVLTMGKINEPPEVLGHSIGAALVGTFLGILLSYGFVGPMASNLEYQAKAQQHMLHVAKEVLAAFNSGFSPMLSVEMGRRAIPDDVRPTMEDMEGALRGKK, encoded by the coding sequence ATGTTCGTCATCATCGGCATCGTGGTGGTCCTTGGCTCCGTCTTCGGCGGGTTTCTCCTCGAAGGCGGCCATATGGCCGTGCTTTTTCAGCCCATCGAACTCCTCATCATCGGGGGAGCCGCCCTTGGCTCCTTTTTCATTTCCGCGCCCAAATCCATCGCCCTTGGCACCTTCAAGCACGTTTTGCACGTCTTCAAAGGGAAGGAGCCGGCCGCCGCCGACTACCAGGACCTGCTGACGCTGCTCTTCGAACTCATCAACATCGCCCGCCGCGACGGCATCGTGGCCCTCGAGCCCCACGTGTCCAAGCCCGAGCAGTCGGCCACCATCAACCGCTATCCCAACATCGCCAAGAACAGGCAGCTGGCCTATTTCATCTGCGACAACATCAAGGCGCTTCTCTCCGAAGGCATCGACGCCCACCGCTACGACGACCTCATGCGCACCGACATCGCAACGCTCCACCACCACGCCATGATCGCCCCCGGCGCCGTGACCAAGGTGGCCGACGCCCTGCCCGGCCTTGGCATCGTGGCCGCGGTCCTCGGCATCGTGCTGACCATGGGCAAAATCAACGAGCCGCCGGAAGTCCTCGGCCACAGCATCGGCGCGGCCCTGGTCGGCACCTTTCTCGGCATTCTCTTAAGCTACGGCTTCGTCGGCCCCATGGCCAGCAACCTGGAATACCAGGCCAAGGCCCAGCAGCACATGCTGCATGTGGCCAAGGAAGTCCTGGCCGCCTTCAACTCCGGGTTTTCCCCCATGCTTTCGGTGGAAATGGGCCGCCGGGCCATCCCGGACGACGTGCGGCCGACCATGGAAGACATGGAAGGAGCCCTGCGTGGCAAAAAATAG
- a CDS encoding OmpA/MotB family protein, giving the protein MAKNSDGKTVVIYRESDEGHGGHHGGSWKVAYADFVTAMMAFFLLLWLVVSLKPQRKQELSLVFQDKNVPSKEKVQNLEKVPTFISPDAIKGSPEFKLSQENKLKYEIALLIKELISSDLSVKNNSGVSNDSSGVLMQVNNSVMFRTGSAELTPAAAKVLDGVARILQDFKINLTVRGHADDEEKGGPYPSKWELSAARAAAATRYLAEKTGIPTTRLRAVGLADSQPLVPPTSAENKARNRRIEFFYTSPDMRPAERSQDGP; this is encoded by the coding sequence GTGGCAAAAAATAGCGACGGCAAGACGGTCGTCATCTACCGCGAATCCGACGAGGGACACGGCGGCCACCACGGCGGCTCGTGGAAGGTGGCCTACGCCGACTTCGTCACGGCCATGATGGCCTTTTTCCTGCTCCTGTGGCTGGTGGTGTCGCTCAAGCCCCAGCGCAAGCAGGAGCTGTCCCTGGTCTTCCAGGACAAGAACGTGCCGAGCAAGGAAAAGGTCCAGAACCTGGAAAAGGTGCCGACCTTCATCAGCCCCGACGCCATCAAGGGCAGCCCGGAATTCAAGCTGTCCCAGGAAAACAAGCTCAAGTACGAAATCGCCCTGCTGATAAAGGAGCTCATCAGCTCCGATCTGAGCGTCAAGAACAACTCCGGGGTGAGCAACGACTCCTCCGGCGTGCTCATGCAGGTCAACAACTCGGTGATGTTTCGGACCGGCTCGGCCGAACTGACCCCGGCCGCGGCCAAGGTCCTCGACGGCGTGGCCAGGATCCTGCAAGACTTCAAGATCAACCTGACCGTGCGCGGCCATGCCGACGACGAGGAGAAAGGCGGCCCCTACCCGTCCAAATGGGAGCTCTCGGCCGCCCGGGCCGCGGCCGCCACCCGGTACCTGGCCGAAAAGACCGGCATTCCGACCACGCGGCTTCGGGCCGTGGGCCTGGCCGACAGCCAGCCGCTGGTGCCGCCGACCTCGGCCGAGAACAAGGCCCGCAACCGGCGCATCGAATTCTTCTACACCAGTCCCGACATGCGCCCGGCCGAGCGGTCCCAGGACGGGCCGTAG
- a CDS encoding LysR family transcriptional regulator: MNMLDPWQLRTFLAAAAGPSFRQAAEDLAMAPSTVTTQIRSLEETLGVRLFERAGAGTILTEHGRRLVGHARRLLDLEAEIRLGLGGEDDACPELAVRLSESLGLDLVPAVLPRFRDRFPHTRLLLATHSRQGLARDLRQGAVDLGLVLGEPFAAEGILVTEIHREELVVIAPPGSDLAGRAAARPEDLDGRELFVTPQIWSARRRVENALALAGAGPAVLTECTSLAIVIRCVAAGQGLALAPRRAVRREREAGLLAVLPWAGRPLDAPVMLVRQAGRPLTRAGAVFVEAVRSVLAQEEREGLGGEGRGGMPPAAGRG, translated from the coding sequence ATGAACATGCTCGACCCCTGGCAGTTGCGGACGTTTCTGGCCGCGGCCGCCGGCCCGTCCTTCCGGCAGGCGGCCGAGGACTTGGCCATGGCCCCCTCCACCGTGACCACCCAGATCCGCAGCCTGGAGGAGACGCTCGGCGTCAGGCTCTTCGAACGGGCCGGGGCGGGAACGATCCTGACCGAGCACGGCCGGCGGCTGGTCGGCCACGCCCGGCGGCTCCTGGACCTCGAGGCCGAGATCCGGCTGGGTCTTGGCGGCGAGGACGACGCCTGTCCGGAACTGGCCGTGCGCCTGTCCGAAAGCCTGGGCCTCGACCTGGTGCCGGCCGTCCTGCCCCGGTTCCGGGACCGCTTTCCCCACACCCGGCTCCTCCTGGCCACCCATTCCCGCCAGGGGCTGGCCCGGGACCTCCGCCAGGGGGCCGTGGATCTCGGCCTCGTCCTTGGCGAGCCGTTTGCGGCCGAGGGTATCCTCGTGACCGAGATCCATCGGGAGGAGCTGGTGGTCATCGCCCCGCCCGGCTCCGACCTGGCCGGCCGGGCGGCCGCCCGGCCCGAAGACCTGGACGGCCGGGAGCTCTTCGTCACGCCGCAGATCTGGAGCGCCCGGCGGCGGGTGGAAAACGCCCTGGCCCTGGCCGGCGCCGGCCCGGCCGTCCTCACCGAATGCACGAGCCTGGCCATCGTCATCCGGTGCGTGGCCGCCGGCCAGGGCCTGGCCCTGGCCCCCCGGCGGGCTGTCCGCCGTGAGCGGGAGGCGGGCCTTCTCGCCGTCCTGCCCTGGGCCGGAAGACCCCTCGACGCGCCGGTCATGCTGGTGCGGCAGGCCGGCCGGCCCCTGACCCGGGCCGGGGCCGTCTTTGTGGAAGCGGTCCGGAGTGTGTTGGCGCAGGAGGAGAGGGAGGGGTTGGGAGGGGAAGGGAGAGGAGGGATGCCTCCGGCGGCCGGGAGGGGATGA
- a CDS encoding sulfite exporter TauE/SafE family protein — protein sequence MDASLLLALTAAGFGAGFTQGLAGFGSTLVALPCLILVMDLRQATPVACILAIVLNAVLACRLRGHVRTRALGLLLAASLPGMAVGAYGLRSLPEAWLKGLLAMTILGYVAWFLRRSGPARRADWKFGVAAGFLAGSLGAAIGVNGPPVVAWVSRLGIDRNAVRGTQTAYFFLAGIGVVASQAAAGLVTGQVLARTAVAVPALLVGLAAGMAGCGRISEAAFGRVVLVVLVLTAASLLAQVAAG from the coding sequence ATGGACGCTTCGCTTCTCCTCGCCTTGACGGCCGCCGGCTTCGGCGCCGGCTTCACCCAGGGATTGGCCGGGTTCGGCTCGACGCTGGTCGCCCTGCCCTGTCTGATCCTGGTCATGGACCTGCGCCAGGCCACGCCCGTGGCCTGCATCCTGGCCATTGTCCTCAACGCCGTGCTGGCCTGCCGGCTGCGCGGCCACGTGCGGACCCGGGCCCTGGGGCTCCTCCTGGCGGCCTCCCTGCCGGGCATGGCCGTGGGGGCCTACGGCCTGCGGTCCCTGCCCGAAGCCTGGCTCAAGGGCCTCTTGGCCATGACCATCCTGGGCTATGTGGCCTGGTTCCTCCGCCGGTCCGGGCCGGCCCGGCGGGCGGACTGGAAGTTCGGCGTGGCGGCCGGGTTCCTGGCCGGAAGCCTCGGCGCGGCCATCGGCGTCAACGGCCCGCCGGTGGTGGCCTGGGTGTCGCGCCTCGGGATCGACCGCAACGCGGTGCGGGGGACCCAGACCGCCTATTTCTTCCTGGCCGGGATCGGGGTGGTGGCCTCGCAAGCCGCGGCCGGGCTGGTGACGGGGCAGGTGCTGGCCCGGACGGCCGTGGCCGTGCCGGCGCTCCTGGTCGGGCTCGCGGCCGGCATGGCCGGGTGCGGCCGCATCAGCGAGGCAGCGTTCGGCCGGGTGGTCCTCGTGGTCCTGGTGCTCACGGCCGCAAGCCTCCTGGCCCAGGTCGCGGCCGGCTGA
- a CDS encoding aldehyde dehydrogenase family protein, translated as MFVSTNPATGQSFARYAAHDAPAATRLLDGCGRAFGRWRDTPLAARLDILLRLAGLFEDRVRDLAVLSSREMGKLLPEAEAEVRRCARVCRFYAKMAPRWLADEPYPAETGRRMVVHEPLGVILAVMPWNFPYWQVMRAAAPLLACGNVLAVKHAANVTGAALALEALGREAGLPDGALRVLCIENGLVAGAVAHPAVRGVTLTGSARAGAAVGALAGAHIKKAVMELGGSDPFVVLADANLGDCCVAAESARMRACGQACIAAKRLIVEQPLVAAFTENLAARLAAHRPGDPLDPATTVGPLAREDLLENLDRQVRQSLEKGARLVLGGHRLPRPGFFYAPTLLTDVRPGMPAFDEELFGPVAAVTEAADAEEAVRLANATDYGLGASVWTADTARGLALARRIEAGMVAVNAVPRSDFRLPFGGVKRSGYGRELARSGLTEFSNIKTIVVEDA; from the coding sequence ATGTTTGTCAGCACCAATCCGGCCACGGGCCAGTCTTTCGCCCGCTATGCCGCCCACGACGCCCCGGCCGCGACGCGCCTCCTCGACGGCTGCGGCCGGGCCTTCGGCCGGTGGCGGGACACACCCCTGGCCGCGCGTCTGGACATCCTCCTCCGCCTGGCCGGGCTTTTCGAGGACCGGGTCCGGGACCTGGCGGTCCTCTCCAGCCGGGAGATGGGCAAGCTGTTGCCCGAAGCCGAGGCCGAGGTCCGGCGCTGCGCCCGGGTCTGCCGGTTCTACGCCAAGATGGCCCCGCGCTGGCTGGCCGACGAGCCGTATCCGGCCGAGACCGGCCGGCGTATGGTCGTCCACGAGCCGCTTGGCGTCATCCTGGCCGTCATGCCCTGGAATTTTCCCTACTGGCAGGTCATGCGGGCCGCGGCCCCGCTGCTCGCCTGCGGCAATGTCCTGGCCGTCAAGCACGCGGCCAACGTCACGGGCGCGGCCCTGGCCCTGGAGGCGCTTGGCCGGGAGGCCGGGCTGCCGGACGGGGCCTTGCGGGTGCTTTGCATCGAAAACGGGCTGGTGGCCGGGGCCGTGGCCCACCCGGCCGTGCGCGGGGTGACCCTGACCGGCTCGGCCCGGGCCGGGGCGGCCGTCGGGGCCCTGGCCGGGGCCCACATCAAGAAGGCTGTCATGGAGCTTGGCGGCTCGGATCCGTTCGTGGTCCTGGCCGACGCCAACCTCGGCGACTGCTGCGTGGCGGCCGAGTCGGCCCGGATGCGGGCCTGCGGCCAGGCCTGCATCGCGGCCAAGCGGCTCATCGTCGAGCAGCCACTGGTGGCCGCCTTCACCGAAAACCTGGCCGCCAGGCTGGCCGCCCACAGGCCGGGCGATCCCCTGGACCCGGCCACCACGGTCGGGCCGCTGGCCCGCGAGGATCTGCTCGAAAATCTCGACCGGCAGGTCCGCCAATCCCTCGAAAAGGGTGCCCGGCTGGTCCTTGGCGGCCACCGGCTGCCGCGGCCCGGCTTCTTCTACGCCCCGACCCTCCTCACCGACGTGCGGCCGGGCATGCCGGCCTTTGACGAGGAGCTTTTCGGGCCGGTGGCCGCCGTCACCGAGGCGGCCGACGCCGAGGAGGCGGTCCGGCTCGCCAACGCCACGGACTACGGCCTGGGCGCGAGCGTCTGGACGGCGGACACGGCCCGGGGCCTGGCCCTGGCCCGGCGTATCGAGGCCGGCATGGTGGCGGTCAACGCCGTGCCGCGCTCGGATTTCCGCCTCCCCTTCGGCGGGGTCAAACGGTCGGGCTACGGCCGGGAGCTGGCCCGGTCGGGACTGACGGAATTTTCCAACATCAAGACCATTGTCGTGGAGGACGCATGA